GCGCAAGATTGTAACGACAACACGATGGCCATCCCGCTTCACAATCGAATGACGGAAGAAGATTACCATTACGTCGTTCAAGCATTGAAAGCGGTGGCGTAACCATGTGTGGTGTAGCGGGGCTTCTCTATCTCGATAAAACGCCGGTTTCCCCGGTGACCATTAAACGCATGACGGATATTATTTCGCATCGTGGTCCAGATGGAGAGGGACAGTGGGTGGAGGAAAATATTGGTCTCGGCCATCGCCGTTTGGCCATTATTGATCTTTCACCTGCCGGGCACCAACCAATGGTGTCTGTTGATCACCGCTATGTAATTTCGTTTAATGGCGAAATTTACAACTTTATGGAGTTGCGCGCCGAGCTTGAGGCTAAAGGCTATTGGTTTCGTTCGAAAACAGACACCGAAGTGCTTCTTTATGCCTATGCAGAGTGGGGTGTTAAGGCGCTGGAGCGCCTGAATGGTATGTTCGCCTTTGCATTGTGGGATCGCAAAGAGAAGACATTGCTTCTGGCGCGTGATCGTTTTGGTGTTAAGCCCATTTATTACGCGCGCCAGGGCAATATGCTGGCCTTTGGATCGGAACAGAAGGCCATTACAGCACATAAAGAATTTCAACGTCATTTGAATAAGCCCGCATTACTGGAATATTTTACATTCCAGAATATTTTCACCGATCAGACGTTGTTGCAGGACGTCAAAATTCTGCCCGCGGGTCACTACGCCATCGTTGATATGAAGAAAAAGAATCCCGAATTGCAATTGACGCAATACTGGGACTTTCACTTTAGTGAACCGGAAAACCCCGCTAGTGATGAAGAGTATCGAGAGGAATTGGATCGTCTCTTCCAGCAAGCCGTAAAACGTCAATTGATGACCGATGTTGAATTGGGCTGCTATCTCAGTGGTGGCATGGATTCCGGTTCAATCACAGCGATTGCTGCAAAGGAATACCCGTATATTAAAACATTTACCTGCGGGTTTGACTTAAATTCTGCATCTGGGATTGAGCTTGCGTATGATGAGCGAGCACGGGCTGAGTTTATGTCCTATAAATTTAAAACCGAACATTACGAAATGGTTTTAAAGGCTGGTGACATGGAGCGGTGTATGTCAAAACTGGCCTGGCATTTAGAAGAGCCGCGTGTTGGACAAAGCTATCCAAACTATTACGCAGCGCAACTGGCTTCAAAATTCGTAAAAGTCGTTCTAAGTGGTGCTGGCGGTGATGAGCTATTCGGTGGATATCCGTGGCGATATTATCGCGCTGTCGTTAATGACAATTTCATGGACTACACCGATAAATATTACATGTTTTGGCAACGTTTAATTCCTAACAGTCAGCTGAAGCAAGTTTTTGCGCCTGTCTGGAAGGATGTTGAGCATGTCTGGACGCGCGATATTTTTCGTGATGTTTTCAAAAATCATAAAAACGAATTGAAAACGCCGGAAGATTACATCAACCACTCTTTGTATTTCGAGGCGAAAACATTCCTCCACGGCCTCTTGGTTGTTGAGGATAAATTGTCGATGGCCCACTCTTTGGAGAGCAGGGTTCCATTTCTTGATAATGATCTTGTTGATTTTGCTATGCGTTGTCCAGTGCAGTTGAAGTTGAACAATCTTGCTGATGTTGTTCGGATTAACGAAAACGAAGCCGGTAATAAAACGGGCAAATACTTTGAAAAGACCAAAGATGGAAAGCAGATTGTTCGTGACGTAATGAAAAAATATATCCCTGACGACATTGCCAGCGCAGAAAAGCAAGGTTTTTCTGCACCTGACGCAAGTTGGTTTAAAGGAGAAAGTATTGATTTTGTTTGTAAGCGATTGTTGAACAATAAGGCGCCCATTTATGACATTCTCGATAAAGAGAGTATTCAGCAAATGTTGGATGAACATCTGACTGGGCGCCAAAATCGTCGCTTACTTGTTTGGTCGCTGTTGAACGTCGATGAGTGGCTTGAAAAGTCAGGTTTGCAAAGTTAAAAATTGGTGATTGAGATGAAAAAAGACCCGAACTTCATTATTGGTGGCACATCAGCAGGGGGAACCAGTTTTCTTGCTGCAGTATTAGTGCAGCATCCGGAAATATATTTGCCGAAGCAAATGCGTCCTGAACCTCACTTTTTTTATAAAAGTTGGGAGTATGAGAAGGGGTATGATTATTATATTGAGCGGTGGTTTTCCGATGTAAAAGAACATCACGTTGCAGTTGGTGAAAGATCTTCATCTTATATGTTTGGTGCAAAATCAGTTGCTGAGAAAGTGCATAAACTTTATCCGGATATGAAGTTTATTTTTACGCTTCGCAATCCGATTGAGCGAACTTGGGCCAATTATAGATACACGGTCTTGCAGGGATTAGAGGATTGCTCTTTTCAGGATGCTTTGGAACGAGAACAAGAAAGAGTCTCTGCTCAGCAGGGAATATGGGCAGAGATACAACCGCATAATTACACGGGGCGCGGCTTTTATGGCGCGCAGATCTCTGATTTTTATGAGTTCTTTCCGAAAGAGAATATTTTGCTTGTGAAGTCTGAAGCGCTTTCATCTGATACTCAGGGCGAACTTGGAAAAATATATAAATTCTTAAATTTAAAAAATTTGTCTTTCGTGCCTGAGCGCGCTCCTGATCATACGAGCGTCAATGTGCAGAATCCGTCCTTGCAAAAACAGCTACGAGAATATTTTTCGGATAGATTCGATAAAGTAATCGAAGCGTGCCGTAAAAATGAAGACATTGAAAGCTTTGCTAGCGATTCAAATGATGCTGACAATATTCGACGGCTTCAGGAAAATATGACTGGCAATAAAGCGGCGATGCCAAAGGAAAGTAGAGAATATTTGCAAAAATTATTTTCCGATGACATGGCTTTGCTTAAAAATCACGTTGATTTCGATATTTCGGACTGGGTGTGATTTATGGAGCAGGGGCGGGTTTTTTGGATTACTGGGTTATCTGGTTCCGGAAAAACAACATTGTGCTCTGCTTTGGTTGAGCACATTCGTAATGCTGGCGAAAGCATCATCATGTTCGATGGGGATGTTTTGCGTTACGTTTTTGGTATGACGGATGGATACAGCCGGGAGGAGCGGACTAAGGTTTCATTGCGCTATTCGCGTTTGGTTCATTCTATCGTTGCGCAAGGGGTTGACGTTGCTATCGCAACTATATCCATGTACGAGGACGTATATGCTTGGAACCGGGAGAATTTCGACCGGTATGTTGAAATTTATCTTGATGTCCCTATGGATGAATTGGTGCGGCGCGACCCTAAGGGAATATACCGCCGTGCTATCGCGGGTGATTTGAAGCATGTTGCTGGAATGGATCTTGTGGTTGATCGTCCCATCTCCCCACATATTCACTTAGAGTGGTCACCTAATAAAACTGTTCAAACTATGTTGTCTGAAATCGTAAATTATCTGGAGGTAAATAATGCTGAATAAAATGAAACATGGTGATTTTACTGGTCTTGCGCAGGATTATTCCGACTATAGACCGGATTATTCGCCGGCGGTTTTGCGTGCGATATTGTCTTCCGCTCAGGTTCCTGTGAATGAAATTGATTTTGTTGATGTTGGTGCCGGGACCGGAATTTGGACGCGCATGGTTTCGGCTGCTGGGGTTCGATCTTCTGTAGCTGTAGAGCCTAATGATGACATGCGCCACCAAGGTGAAAATCATACGGATAATGCAAATATAAAGTGGTTTAAAGGGGCTGGCGAAGAAACTGGCTTGCCGGATTCAAGTGCGGACATATTGTCCATGGCGTCATCGTTCCACTGGGTTGATTTTGATCGTGGTACGCAGGAATTTTGTCGGGTTTTGCGCCCTGGTGGTGTTTTTGTGGCTATTTGGAATCCGCGTTATATAGAATCTAATCCTTTGCTGGTGGAAATTGAGGCTCATCTTCAAACCTTGAAGGGTGAAACTATTACACGCGTTTCATCAGGGCGGTCTCCCTTCACTGAAGGGTTATTTGACAAGTTGCACGGGTGTGGCCGATTCTCTGATGTTTTGTATGTAGAGTCTCGTCATACAATACCGTTCTCAAAAGAGCGATATTTGGGTGCGTGGCGTTCCGTCAATGATTTGCGCGTGCAATTAGGGCCTGAAAAATTTCAGAACTTCTTGAGCTGGGTGGAAGACAAAATTTCAGACACTGATGTAATTGAAGCGGAATATTTGACCCGGGCATGGATTGCAAGAAAGCCGGTATAAAGATGAAACATTCTTACGCTACGCCGGTCTTGTCTACAAAATCAAAGACTCTAGAGTCGCTTTCTGGTCGCATTGCGACTGCAAGGATTTTGCCCTTGCACTACTTTACTGTGGAAGACTGGCGTAGTGGTAAGGCCGCTGTTTTGAAATCTATTCGTGGAATATTGGGCGATGTTCCTTATATTGTACGATCGAGTGCGGTGAATGAAGATTCCGCAACGCAGTCGATGGCCGGTCAGTTCGAATCTATATTGAATGTTTTCAATGATTCCGAACTTGATGAGGCTGTTGAAAAAGTTATTTCTTCATATGGTTCCGATGTGAATCTGCAAGATGAAATTCTTGTTCAGCCTATGCTCGATGATGTTAGATTCTCAGGCGTTGCGTTTTCGCATGACCCGTCGACTGGTGCGAAGTACAAGGTTATAAATTTTTCGATAGGTTCGGATACAGAAGCTGTTACCGCGGGTGCGAGTGAAACGGGATGTTACGTTGCCTCTGATCAGGCGGATAATATTGTTCCGTATTTGCGTCCTATTGTTTCAGTTCTTGATGAATTGAGCGGTATTTTTTCTGATCGGCCTTTGGATGTCGAATTTGCAGTTTGTGGGGATGATAGTACGGTTTATGTCCTGCAAGTTCGTCCTCTGATCATGAAGGTCGACTTATATAATTCATTAGAACATAAAGAGCTATTGGCGCGAATTGCGAAAAAGGTGCGTTCTGCTCAGCAGCCGCATCCTTATCTTCATGGTCACTCAACTGTTTTTGGCGTAATGCCTGATTGGAATCCGGCTGAGATCATTGGTATTCGCCCGCGTCCGCTGGCTCTAACTTTATATAAAAATCTTGTTACTGATTCTATATGGGCATATCAACGCCATAACTATGGCTATAGGAACTTGCGCAGTTTTCCTTTGTTAGTACATTTTGCTGGGCAGCCATATATTGATGTCCGCTTGTCCTTTAACTCGTTTATTCCTGCGGATATTGATGGATATCTTGCGGATCAGCTTGTTGATTATTACATCAATCGCCTTATCCAAGCGCCGACCCTTCACGACAAAGTTGAGTTTGAAATTGTTTTTTCATGCTATACGCTCGACCTTCCGGAAAGATTAAAAGTTTTGGATGCTGCGGGATTTAGCGACAAAGAACGCGGGATGATTGCTGAAAGTCTACGATCACTGACCAATAAGATTATAGACAAAGATGAGGGGCTGTGGCGTGTGGATGCCCAGAAAATAGAAGAGCTTGTTGTTCGCAGAGAAAAAATACTTTCTTCTAATCTTGATCATGTGTCTAAAATTTATTGGCTCTTGGAAGATTGTAAGCGATACGGCACGCTTCCATTTGCGGGACTGGCACGTGCAGGATTTGTTGCTGTTCAAATGCTTCGTTCTTTGGTGTCAGTTGGTGTCTTTAGCGAAGATGACTACAATTGCTTTATGAACGGGCTTAATACAGTTAGCAGCCAGTTTTCGAGAGATTTGTCCACGTTGGATAAAACCAGCTTTTTGTCCAGATATGGCCATTTGCGCCCTGGGACATATGACATCTTGTCTAAACGATATGATGAGTCGCCTGATGAGTATCTTGGTGGAACTGTCCACACTGGCCATGCAAATAGCAACAGAAAGACATTTTCTCTTACGCTAGATCAGATGAAAAGGGTGACTGATCTGTTAAAGGAACATGGCCTTTCCTGCGATGTTATGAGTCTATTTGATTTCATAAAGTCTGGCGTAGAGTTGCGGGAGTACTCAAAATTTATTTTTACGCGCAGTCTTTCGGATGCAATCTTGTTATTCCAAAGTTGGGGTAAGCAGTTTGGTTTCTCGGAAGATGATCTGTCTTATGCGGATATTGGCTGTGTCCAGGATTTGTATGCGAGTGCAGATGATCCAAGAGAGGTTCTTGCGCGGTCTATTCAGAAGGGTAGAGATGATTACGCCAAAACATGTCGCTTGTGGTTGCCGCCATTAATTACCAAACCTGACGATGTTTTCTCATTTTTCATGAGTGAGTCTGAACCCAATTTTATTACACAATCCAGTGTAATGGGCGCTGTTGTTGGTGCCGACGATATTAGCAAGCTTTCGGGGGCGATTGTTTTTATATCCAGTGCTGATCCCGGATATGATTGGCTCTTCTCTTATCCAATAGCGGGTCTAGTTACGGCGTACGGTGGTGTGAATAGCCACATGGCCATTCGTGCGAATGAGATGGGTATTCCGGCCGTTATCGGTGCAGGCGAAGTGCTATTTAAACGATGGGGTGCAGCGAATAAGATTCATATCGATTGTGCCGGTAAGAGCGTCAAGGTTATATCGTAATGAAGATTGTCGCTATCAGCCAAAGAGTTGATTTACATCCGGATCGCGATGAAAAAAGAGACGCGCTTGATTCGCGTTTGCCTGTTTGGGTCGCCGCAGCTGGTTTCCTGCCTGTCCCTGTTCCGAATGATCTTCTGGATATAGGAGATCACATTCTACAAAACTGGATAGACGACATTTCTCCCGAAGCAATAATATTAAGCGGGGGCAATGACATTGGCCAAGTGCCGCAACGTGATACAACGGAAAAGTGTCTCCTAAATTATGCCTTGTCTCGTCATCTTCCCGTTTTAGGAATTTGTCGGGGCATGCAGATGTTGAACACCTATGGTGGAGGTACGTTAAAGCCTGTTACAGGACATGTTGGGGCGCGCCATCATTTGGATGGTGATTTTAAAGGTAGAATTGTGAACAGTTTTCATACGTATTCGATTGATAATCTTTCGGATTCTTATCTTGTTCTGGCCCGGTCTGAAGATGGTGAAATTGAAGCTATCCGCCATCGTACCTTACCTTGGGATGGATGGATGTGGCATCCGGAGCGCGAGGTGGACTTTTTGTCTGCAATGGATATGAAACAATTTTCTTTTCTGGTGAATGATGGAAAGTGATTTAATGTCTGCTGCTCTTTCTGCAACAAAAGCGGGAGGAGAAAAAACCATGCAGTATTATAAATCTGGACTAGATGTCACGATAAAGAATGACGGATCGCCTGTTACACAAGCGGATCAAGAATCCCATAAGGTGATTTGTAAGATTCTTAATGAAACTGGTGTTCCTATTATTTCTGAAGAGGGAAAGGTGTGGGCGGATGTTCCGCCGCAATATTGGTTGGTAGACCCTCTTGATGGAACAAAAGATTTTATAGCGGCGAATGATGAGTTCACTATCAATATTGCACTTGTTAAAGAGGGGCATCCTGTTCTTGGTGTGATTTATGCCCCAGCTTTAGGTGAGATTTATTATGCATCAAAAAGTCAGTCTGCGTGGATGGAAATTGGAACAGAGAAGACGCAATTAACTGAGCGCTCTGCGCCAAAATCTTTAACCATGTTTTCTAGTCGTTTCCATGAGAGTGAAAAGTCAACTCTATTTGCTGAGCGTTACAACGTTAATTGTGTAGTACCAATGGGATCGGCTCTTAAATATGCGCGATTGGCTGCCGGTCAGGCCAACATATACCCTCGATTTGTTGGAACATCGGAATGGGATACCGCTGCAGGGCAGGCCATTTTAGAATGTTGTGGGGGTGGAATAATTGATCTTACTACGGGGCAACGTATGCTCTATGGCAAGAAAAATTGGCGAAATAATAATTTTATAGCATTTGGTGCTGAAAGTGATCCTGGTGATTTTATGGGAGAAATAGCATGAGAGGTATAATACTGGCTGCTGGACGTGGAAGCCGGATGAAAAATTTAACGGATGACGTCCCCAAGTGTCTTTTAAAAATTGAGGGGCGTCCTCTTATCGAGTGGCAAATTAATGCCATGCGCGAGGCTGGAATCGATGAGATCGGTATCGTGACAGGATACAAGCGTGAGGCGCTGTCCTCTTATGGGCTGGTTGAATTTCATAATGATAAGTGGCAGGAAACAAATATGGTTTCCTCTCTTTCTTGTGCTGATGAATGGCTAAAATCCTCTGCGTGCGTTGTAAGTTATTCCGACATTTTCTATGATTCTAGTGCCGTTTCTTCTCTGAAGGGCTCTCCGGCTGAGGTTGGAATAACGTTTGATCCAAATTGGCTTAATTTGTGGGCTAATCGCTTTGATGATCCCTTGTCTGATGCTGAAACTTTTAGAATTGATCGCGATAATACATTGTTGGAAATCGGTGGGCGAGCATCA
The window above is part of the Micavibrio aeruginosavorus ARL-13 genome. Proteins encoded here:
- the asnB gene encoding asparagine synthase (glutamine-hydrolyzing), producing MCGVAGLLYLDKTPVSPVTIKRMTDIISHRGPDGEGQWVEENIGLGHRRLAIIDLSPAGHQPMVSVDHRYVISFNGEIYNFMELRAELEAKGYWFRSKTDTEVLLYAYAEWGVKALERLNGMFAFALWDRKEKTLLLARDRFGVKPIYYARQGNMLAFGSEQKAITAHKEFQRHLNKPALLEYFTFQNIFTDQTLLQDVKILPAGHYAIVDMKKKNPELQLTQYWDFHFSEPENPASDEEYREELDRLFQQAVKRQLMTDVELGCYLSGGMDSGSITAIAAKEYPYIKTFTCGFDLNSASGIELAYDERARAEFMSYKFKTEHYEMVLKAGDMERCMSKLAWHLEEPRVGQSYPNYYAAQLASKFVKVVLSGAGGDELFGGYPWRYYRAVVNDNFMDYTDKYYMFWQRLIPNSQLKQVFAPVWKDVEHVWTRDIFRDVFKNHKNELKTPEDYINHSLYFEAKTFLHGLLVVEDKLSMAHSLESRVPFLDNDLVDFAMRCPVQLKLNNLADVVRINENEAGNKTGKYFEKTKDGKQIVRDVMKKYIPDDIASAEKQGFSAPDASWFKGESIDFVCKRLLNNKAPIYDILDKESIQQMLDEHLTGRQNRRLLVWSLLNVDEWLEKSGLQS
- a CDS encoding sulfotransferase family protein, whose amino-acid sequence is MKKDPNFIIGGTSAGGTSFLAAVLVQHPEIYLPKQMRPEPHFFYKSWEYEKGYDYYIERWFSDVKEHHVAVGERSSSYMFGAKSVAEKVHKLYPDMKFIFTLRNPIERTWANYRYTVLQGLEDCSFQDALEREQERVSAQQGIWAEIQPHNYTGRGFYGAQISDFYEFFPKENILLVKSEALSSDTQGELGKIYKFLNLKNLSFVPERAPDHTSVNVQNPSLQKQLREYFSDRFDKVIEACRKNEDIESFASDSNDADNIRRLQENMTGNKAAMPKESREYLQKLFSDDMALLKNHVDFDISDWV
- a CDS encoding adenylyl-sulfate kinase gives rise to the protein MEQGRVFWITGLSGSGKTTLCSALVEHIRNAGESIIMFDGDVLRYVFGMTDGYSREERTKVSLRYSRLVHSIVAQGVDVAIATISMYEDVYAWNRENFDRYVEIYLDVPMDELVRRDPKGIYRRAIAGDLKHVAGMDLVVDRPISPHIHLEWSPNKTVQTMLSEIVNYLEVNNAE
- a CDS encoding class I SAM-dependent methyltransferase is translated as MLNKMKHGDFTGLAQDYSDYRPDYSPAVLRAILSSAQVPVNEIDFVDVGAGTGIWTRMVSAAGVRSSVAVEPNDDMRHQGENHTDNANIKWFKGAGEETGLPDSSADILSMASSFHWVDFDRGTQEFCRVLRPGGVFVAIWNPRYIESNPLLVEIEAHLQTLKGETITRVSSGRSPFTEGLFDKLHGCGRFSDVLYVESRHTIPFSKERYLGAWRSVNDLRVQLGPEKFQNFLSWVEDKISDTDVIEAEYLTRAWIARKPV
- a CDS encoding PEP/pyruvate-binding domain-containing protein; the protein is MKHSYATPVLSTKSKTLESLSGRIATARILPLHYFTVEDWRSGKAAVLKSIRGILGDVPYIVRSSAVNEDSATQSMAGQFESILNVFNDSELDEAVEKVISSYGSDVNLQDEILVQPMLDDVRFSGVAFSHDPSTGAKYKVINFSIGSDTEAVTAGASETGCYVASDQADNIVPYLRPIVSVLDELSGIFSDRPLDVEFAVCGDDSTVYVLQVRPLIMKVDLYNSLEHKELLARIAKKVRSAQQPHPYLHGHSTVFGVMPDWNPAEIIGIRPRPLALTLYKNLVTDSIWAYQRHNYGYRNLRSFPLLVHFAGQPYIDVRLSFNSFIPADIDGYLADQLVDYYINRLIQAPTLHDKVEFEIVFSCYTLDLPERLKVLDAAGFSDKERGMIAESLRSLTNKIIDKDEGLWRVDAQKIEELVVRREKILSSNLDHVSKIYWLLEDCKRYGTLPFAGLARAGFVAVQMLRSLVSVGVFSEDDYNCFMNGLNTVSSQFSRDLSTLDKTSFLSRYGHLRPGTYDILSKRYDESPDEYLGGTVHTGHANSNRKTFSLTLDQMKRVTDLLKEHGLSCDVMSLFDFIKSGVELREYSKFIFTRSLSDAILLFQSWGKQFGFSEDDLSYADIGCVQDLYASADDPREVLARSIQKGRDDYAKTCRLWLPPLITKPDDVFSFFMSESEPNFITQSSVMGAVVGADDISKLSGAIVFISSADPGYDWLFSYPIAGLVTAYGGVNSHMAIRANEMGIPAVIGAGEVLFKRWGAANKIHIDCAGKSVKVIS
- a CDS encoding gamma-glutamyl-gamma-aminobutyrate hydrolase family protein (Members of this family of hydrolases with an active site Cys residue belong to MEROPS family C26.), which translates into the protein MKIVAISQRVDLHPDRDEKRDALDSRLPVWVAAAGFLPVPVPNDLLDIGDHILQNWIDDISPEAIILSGGNDIGQVPQRDTTEKCLLNYALSRHLPVLGICRGMQMLNTYGGGTLKPVTGHVGARHHLDGDFKGRIVNSFHTYSIDNLSDSYLVLARSEDGEIEAIRHRTLPWDGWMWHPEREVDFLSAMDMKQFSFLVNDGK
- the cysQ gene encoding 3'(2'),5'-bisphosphate nucleotidase CysQ — translated: MMESDLMSAALSATKAGGEKTMQYYKSGLDVTIKNDGSPVTQADQESHKVICKILNETGVPIISEEGKVWADVPPQYWLVDPLDGTKDFIAANDEFTINIALVKEGHPVLGVIYAPALGEIYYASKSQSAWMEIGTEKTQLTERSAPKSLTMFSSRFHESEKSTLFAERYNVNCVVPMGSALKYARLAAGQANIYPRFVGTSEWDTAAGQAILECCGGGIIDLTTGQRMLYGKKNWRNNNFIAFGAESDPGDFMGEIA
- a CDS encoding phosphocholine cytidylyltransferase family protein, whose protein sequence is MRGIILAAGRGSRMKNLTDDVPKCLLKIEGRPLIEWQINAMREAGIDEIGIVTGYKREALSSYGLVEFHNDKWQETNMVSSLSCADEWLKSSACVVSYSDIFYDSSAVSSLKGSPAEVGITFDPNWLNLWANRFDDPLSDAETFRIDRDNTLLEIGGRASSVDEIQGQYMGLLRITPKGWVKIQEVRSGLPDLERNKLQMTHLLQKLIAEDRCQISAIPYLGKWGEFDSADDIVAYAS